One stretch of Callospermophilus lateralis isolate mCalLat2 chromosome 11, mCalLat2.hap1, whole genome shotgun sequence DNA includes these proteins:
- the Chmp6 gene encoding charged multivesicular body protein 6 — MGNLFGRKKQSRVTEQDKAILQLKQQRDKLRQYQKRVSQQLERERALARQLLRDGRKERAKLLLKKKRYREQLLDRTESQISSLEAMVQSIEFTQIEMKVLEGLQVGNECLNKMHQVMSIEEVERILDETQEAVEYQRQIDELLAGSFTQEDEDAILEELNAITQEQIELPEVPSEPLPKTLPEKDPVKVRARPADLVAAS, encoded by the exons ATGGGCAATCTGTTCGGCCGCAAGAAGCAGAGCCGGGTCACCGAGCAGGACAAAGCCATCCTG CAACTGAAGCAGCAGCGGGACAAGTTGAGGCAGTACCAGAAGAGGGTCTCGCAGCAGCTGGAGCGGGAGCGGGCCCTGGCCCGGCAGCTCCTGCGAGATGGCCggaagga ACGTGCCAAGCTGCTGCTCAAGAAGAAGCGATACCGGGAGCAGCTCCTGGACAGGACAGAGAGCCAGATCAGCAGCCTGGAGGCCATG GTCCAGAGCATTGAGTTCACCCAGATCGAGATGAAGGTGCTGGAGGGGCTGCAGGTGGGGAATGAGTGTCTGAACAAGATGCACCAG gtgatgtccATAGAGGAAGTGGAGAGGATCCTGGACGAGACCCAGGAGGCCGTGGAGTACCAGCGG CAAATAGATGAGCTGTTAGCAGGAAGCTTCACCCAGGAGGATGAAGATGCCATCTTGGAGGAACTGAATGCAATCACTCAG GAACAAATAGAGCTACCGGAGGTTCCTTCGGAGCCCCTTCCTAAAACACTCCCAG AAAAAGACCCTGTCAAGGTCAGAGCCAGGCCCGCAGACCTGGTGGCAGCCTCGTAG